DNA from Solanum stenotomum isolate F172 chromosome 3, ASM1918654v1, whole genome shotgun sequence:
AGAGGAATGGATAGAGAGGTTCATATATCCAACCCCAACTAAAGAGCACCTCCGAAATCAATGCAATTACTTGGATATAGAGCACCTCCAAAATCAATGCAAATACTTGGATATAGATCTCTTAAAAGCTAAACGCTAACAACTTTTTACACCGGATCATATCTGTAAAGAAACCTTCATTTGGTGTCTATGAGCCAGAACATCaagatatttttttcatgtttgtttcaagtttcaacattGTCCTCCCTAAAGGAGATATAGCAGCGCTTCTTTGgaatattaagtttttttttcttcaaaatttggaGTGTTTTCTGGTGTCAAAATTAGAGGACTTTTGTTAGAAGGTAGTGCTCTGCAagcaatgtaattttttatctAGCTTAAACCTATATGCAAGTTTTTGCTGGGCTGCATTCGTGGTCCCAAGATGATAGGCTTTATATTCAATACAAAATGGCGggcatattcaatttttttaaaagcagTAAAAACTAATTAGGGCATCATCTAGTTTAGcacatacattttttttctgTCATGTTTTGCTCTTATctcaaatttaataatattttgtaaggCTCTTGCATCGAACTCTAGTGCCATTGAAGTACAATGTTACTAAGCTTGACATATTTTAGTGGCACTCTGAACAAGTAACATTTTCTTGAGGAGACACTAAATATTTTGACCTGGTTGCCATATGTGCCAGTCTGCCAGCGCAACAAGATATTTTCTCGTGTTTATTTCAAGTTTCAGCATTGTCCTTCTTAAAGGAGATATAGGAGTGCTTATTTGGAATAGCtgagttattattttttccttctacaCTTGGAGAGTTTTGTGCTGTCAAAAGTAGAGGGTTTTGGTTAAAAGGCAATGCTCTACAAGTGCTTTCATTTCTTATTGAGTTATTGGAAGCCTTGTTGCTTATGCATGTTCTTGCTAGGCTCTGCATTCATGGTCCCAAgattaaaagcttttctttcaATACAAAATGGAGAGCATCTTCAACATTTATAGTAAATCCTTAAAATGTAATGAGGGCATCTTCATGTTTGTCACACATCTTTTTGGTCTGACAAGTTTGCTCATAAACTTTAATTATATTTGGATAAGCTTGTGTGCCATGGATGTACAATGTCATTGAGTTTGACATATTTAGTGGCACTTGAACAAGTAAGATTTTTCTGAGGAGACAATAACATTGTGACCTTGTTGCTACATGATGAATGGGTGTTGAATTCCTTGTAAGCTTTTCTTGTTTTCCAAATTTATTGAGTTTGTTTTCAGTGATCTTGACCTATCTTTATCCTTCATAGAAGTGGGAATTCAGGTTTGATGGATGtaataattttacaaaatttagcATGATGGAAATTGTTAGAGAGAACCTTTGTATTAGATAACTGAAAAGGGACAAAAAAGAGAGTTATGAATAGTGGGGATTCTTATTCTGATCACAGCTAGCTTGAGATTGGGGGCTAGTTGTTGATCTGGCGTAAACTTGTAGAGACATGGTTTCTTACAGGTCATGGGGCAGCAGGCCCATGTTCAATCGTATCTTATCTGTGCTGATTATAGTCAACACCAGTTGTTTTGTGCCTAACAAATTTGATGATCTTTTACTCATTTTGATCTGGAAATATGTCATCCTAACCAcctttttttattgtaatttctAGAGACAGCATTGAAGCTTGATACTTTGGTTGGTGACATCGAAGATGCTGTCTCATCCACAGTGAAGAGAACTTTAAGGAGAGAACCATCGACAAAAAGTTCAGAAGTTAGTGTCCTTTTGGAACAGAAGTAATATTGTTTAACAATTCTGTTTATATCCTTCTCTAATTTCTCATGTTTTTCAGGAGATGCGGAGTGTTGCTATAAGAACACTGAAGTTAACTGAAGACACACTAAGATTAGTAGCAAAAACACATCCTCAGTGGACACGACTTGTGTCAGCAGTTGATCATAGAGTTGATCGATCTCTAGCCATTTTAAGACCTCAGGCCATTGCAGATCACAGATCCCTTCTGACTTCCCTTGGATGGCCACCACCGCTGTCTACTTTAAATTCCTTAGGCCCAGAGTCAAAGCGGTCAACTGATGTCCAGAACCCACTTTTCACAATGAAAGGGGACCTTAAACAGCAATATTGTGATAGTTTTCTAGCATTGTGCAGTCTGCAGGAACTGCAGCGCCAAAGAAAGTCTCGTCAACTCGAAGGACAGAATAGAGAAATTGCCTTGCACCAGCCACTTTGGGCCATTGAAGAGCTTGTTAATCCTATATCATTTGCATCTCAGCGCCACTTCTCCAAATGGGTTGATAAACCAGAGTACATATTTGCCCTTGTATACAAGGTGACCCGGGATTATGTTGATTCAATGGACGAGTTACTGCAGCCACTAGTGGATGAGGCAATGCTGTCAGGTTACAGTTGCAGAGAAGAATGGATCTCAGCTATGGTTACTTCTCTATCGACATACTTGGCAAAAGAAATATTCCCCATGAATGTTAGTCAGCTGGACGAAGAGAGCACAAGTGAAAAGCACTTGCAGGCTAGAATATCCTGGCTCCATCTTATTGATCAGATGATAGCATTTGATAAGCGAGTTCAGTCCCTTGCTTCACACTCGGGTATCTTGCTTTCTTTGCAGGAAGATGCAAAACTAGAGAAACTTTCATCATTTTCTGTATTTATTGACAGGCCTGATTGGCTTGACTTGTGGGCTGATATAGAACTTACTGATGCATTTGATAAATTGAAACCTGAGATTGAGAATGAAAGAAGTTGGTCGACAGAAGTTCGTGGAGTGGCTGTTCTATCTGCCCAAGAAGACAACAAGTCTCCAGCAATTGCCAGTGCCTTTCATCAGCGTTTTTCGGCTGTTATTGATCGTTGTCAATCACTGCCTAGCATAGAGTTGAGATCAAGATTTTTGAAATTGGCTGGTGCACCTATAATACACAGGTTTTTGGGTTGTTTGCTTTTCAGGTGCCAAGAAGCTGAAGGGTTAACTGCCTTGACAGATAATGATGCTTTGATGAAAGTTGCAAAGTCTGTAAACGCTGCACGCTATTTCGAGTCTATTTTAAAGGAATGGTGTGAGGATATCTTTTTTCTTGAGATGGGGCTGAACCAGGACACATCTACTGATGGAAATGACTTTGGTTCAGAGGAATCATCTGGAAATGGAATTCTTTATGAAGAAATTAAGAAGTTGGAAGAATTCAGAACAGGATGGGTTGAGAAGCTGTCTACGGTAGTAATGAGGGGATTCGATGTCTGCTGCAGAGACTATCTAAAGAACAAGAAGCAATGGCAGGAAAAAGGTGAAGAAGGGTGGATGGTATCCCAGTCTTTCGTTGGGGCACTAGATTATCTGCAGGGAAAGATGTCAATACTTGAAGAAGGTTTGAATAGAGTGGACTTTGTTGGGATCTGGAGGAGTTTAGCCCCTGGGCTGGACAAGTTAATTTTTAATGGTATTTTGATGACCAATGCTAAGTTTTCTGATGGTGGAGTTGAGAGGCTTAGCaatgatttttcagttttattCGGGGTGTTCAGAGCTTGGTGCTTAAGACCTGAAggtttcttccccaaattgAGTGAAGGTCTGAAGCTATTGAAAATGGGAAAGAAGCAGCTCCAGAATTGTTTAGCAGGAGGTGAAATATGGTTGAAAGAGAATGGGATAAGACATTTGACAGCCGCCGAGTCCGAAAAAATAGCGAAGAATAGGATATAAGTCACGTCCCCTGTATAAGTTTTAGTTTTGCAAGTTTTTCAGTAGAGCTCTACCAAATTCAGCACAGAAACATGGGCAAAGTACTACTGTACTAGTACTCGGTTTTTGATGTAGTGGTTTTCACAGTTATAATTATGCTCACATTTTCTTCAGTGAACTGTATTTTAGTGAATGAATTATATTTCACCAGCAAATAGCAGGGGAATAAAACTGTATATTGGAAAATATGATTTGTTTTCATCTATTTTGTAAAAGTGACTCCTAAAGGCAATTCTTTTTGACATGAGAATAATTAAAACAGGAATATAagatagggaaaagggtcaaaaatacccctcaactttgttttattggttgattATATCCTTGCCGTTAAAAAGAAGTTATTTTTACCCTTGCCGTTACTAATCTCATCATTTATATTCCTCAATTGGATGGAAAACCCTAAATTGACTTAATGTAAcccaatttcaattaaaattacccaattttatattttaaccCTAACCCAAACCCGACCCACAATACTAAATAGTAACAAATAACAACAAACCcatctcttctctctctctcacatCTGATAAAAAACTTAGAAAGTCATGTAGGATAAGAATACATTCCTTCAAGTCTGATGCTTTATATCTCGAATATCGTTGAAGAATTGCACTCCATAAATGTGCATTTGGTTGTAGTGTAAACCTTGAAAGGAATAGAACAGAAGCAGCCACCAAAGAATGTAAAAATTTCACACAGTTGTAATCTATGGCCCACCACCACTTCCTTCGTATATGTATGGCCCGTAATGTAACAAAAATCTTCAACATATGATGGACTAATTCCTCGTACTTCCTGTAAATCACCATATCAAAATACTCTCATTAGCANCCAAACCCGATCCACTATACTAAATAGTAACAAATAACAACAAACCCAtctcttctctttctctctcacaTCTGATAAAAAAACTTAGAAAGTCATGTAGGATAAGAATACATTCCTTCAAGTCTGATGCTTTATATCCCGAATATCGTTGAAGAGTTGCACTCCATAATTGTGCATTTGGTTGTAGTGTAAACCTTGAAAGGAATAGAACAGTCTTCTCTTTGTCTCTCACATCTGATAAAAAAACTTAGAAAGTCATGTAGGATAAGAATACATTCCTTCAAGTCTGATGCTTTATATCTCGAATATCGTTGAAGAGTTGCGCTCCATAATTGTGCATTTGGTTGTAGTGTAAACCTTGAAAGGAATAGAACAGAAGCAGCCACCAAAGAATGTAAAAATTTCACACAGTTGTAATCTATGGCCCACCACCACTTCCTTCGTATATGTATGGGCCGTAATGTAACAAAAATCTTCAACATATGATGGACTGATTCCTCATACTTCCTGTAAATCACCATATCAAAATACTCTCATTAGCAAAATCAAATACATAACCGAATTTCCCATGGGGGAATTCAATTCAATGTCAGACTATAATACTTACGCAACAATGAGCATCAAGGAAACGCCTAAAAGCTGAAGTTTTTGCCGATATGGGTTGAGTAAGATGAGCTAAAGGGTGTTTGAGAATGCAGTAATTACTATGGGTATGAGCAACGGTTGCGAAGAAACACCATGAATGGGTCAAGTTATCTTCGATGGTGTTTCAATGGAGGAAGAACATTAGAAGATGGGTTTGgggtttaatttgattttagtgGGTCGGGTTCGGGTTAAAAGAGAAAATCAGACCATTCAATAGAAGTTGGGTATTTTTAGCTGATTTGGGCTTTCCATCCAATTGAGGGGTACAAATGATGAGATTGGTAACAGCAGGGATAAAAATAACTTCTttttaacggtaagggtatagtCAACTactaaaacaaagttgagggtatttttgacccttttccctataaGATATACAGAAGCTATTTTGGGATCTGTTGGTATTTGAATGTGAAGGATAACAAGAAATAAGCTGGTTTTGGTTGATTGGTAACATTTTTCTATCCTCAACTAGAGGCTTTAAATTTGTGTCTGTAGAATGCAAATCTCTTGATAATATATGAACTTTACACCTCTGATTGACTTACCCGATATGAATCAGTATTAATCAATATCGTCATATACAATACATGTTTAAGCCAAAGAAACTTGATAAATGATGTGATTAGGCCAGAAAATATCTGTTTTTAATTTCAACcaatgaatttcaaatattatatgcCAAAAAAAAAGGCTACAGGTTCTGAACATTTTCAAGTCCCCCATCATGAAACATTGATAAAATTGAGAGGTAGCTAATGTAGTGTCCACATCACAAGTAACTAACATGACATGGCTTTGCATCCCCACCCCACCCACGTGGCAATTCATTCTTAGTTAAACACAAACTGCCTACTGTTGCTCTACTAGTACTGTTtcatagaaaaaagaaagaaaaaactgatgaaaatttgggggttaaagaaaaaaagtactctctttatttccatttaaatgacacatttttttattttccaaaaagttaataatattatcaatattttaatcATGTTTGATCAAATTCATTTATTGTCGGTGTAGTCTTGAAACATACAAAATTTTGtcatacttttaaaattttctactCAATCAATCAACATCACATAATTTGAAACGAAGAAACAGTATTAGTAGGGAAATTGGTAGTTGGGTAAATGAGGCCAAAAAGCAGAAACAAAATAACCAATTAGAATGGAAATAAAGAGTCACGGGTCAGTCATTTAATACGGTATTTGTATTGCATGCGTTGCCTAAAAAGGTTGTCATTCATGCATCCTCTCTTCTCATGTTTTGTCACATCAACATTCaactctttgttttattttgtgtaCATTAGAAAGAGAATTAGTAATAtgacatattttaatttatatgacgtaatttagttgaatgaaaaattGATAGAGTTTCAATCTTGCAATCTTATAATTATGCTATGAAAAAATTATGACTATATATAAAACACGCTATCATTAAAAATTTATGACTATAAAAAGATTAATACAACATTAGTACGttacatataaaatgaaacggatGTCCttttaattattgatatatggCATTTGCATTTCTCATTTGGAGGAAAAAGACGTAAAAAATAGGTAAGCATGAGAGGAAGAAGCATATAAGAGATGaaacaacaaaaagagaaaCATATTTTTGATAAGTATGGTGTCCAAGCTGgaaagatgagaaaattatctaatattttttgtttttattgaaatttgaatatgtacacACTACGGTATTTCTTTTATTTCCCACCCgatattcaaaatttgtattAGAATCctaattaaattcaattcaCGTATTACGACTAGGAAAAATAGTTGATAAACATATCTAATATTATCAACAGCTTGCTTGCGGATTGTGAAGTGCTAAATTCATTCAATCTCTTCACATGCATAACAATACCTATATATGGACGTAAAAAGTTCTTCTAGCTATATGCAAATTTTGAGAAGGTTACGATTCAATGTTTTGGGTcgtctaattaaaaaatatgtccATAGTATATAGATaatgcatattttatccttaatatgCATATATTAAACATATTCATACACAACATATACAACTGAAAGTATAATTAATGTATAGTTTTCCTATTGAATTCTAACACTATCCGACCAATTTTATTTGCTATAGcagattaattattttatttttcaagttaacATATC
Protein-coding regions in this window:
- the LOC125858306 gene encoding RINT1-like protein MAG2, with translation MDRIIRTLPPPSSLSVSVVSFLNAKLNEKENLEQAPALLSELRTQCHILDQSLSDLNTQLRNYLINHASHSDRSGALLRDIDAKLGDLQSASCSSSPDGGSGKVLGEELPALAKEVARVNTVRTYAETALKLDTLVGDIEDAVSSTVKRTLRREPSTKSSEEMRSVAIRTLKLTEDTLRLVAKTHPQWTRLVSAVDHRVDRSLAILRPQAIADHRSLLTSLGWPPPLSTLNSLGPESKRSTDVQNPLFTMKGDLKQQYCDSFLALCSLQELQRQRKSRQLEGQNREIALHQPLWAIEELVNPISFASQRHFSKWVDKPEYIFALVYKVTRDYVDSMDELLQPLVDEAMLSGYSCREEWISAMVTSLSTYLAKEIFPMNVSQLDEESTSEKHLQARISWLHLIDQMIAFDKRVQSLASHSGILLSLQEDAKLEKLSSFSVFIDRPDWLDLWADIELTDAFDKLKPEIENERSWSTEVRGVAVLSAQEDNKSPAIASAFHQRFSAVIDRCQSLPSIELRSRFLKLAGAPIIHRFLGCLLFRCQEAEGLTALTDNDALMKVAKSVNAARYFESILKEWCEDIFFLEMGLNQDTSTDGNDFGSEESSGNGILYEEIKKLEEFRTGWVEKLSTVVMRGFDVCCRDYLKNKKQWQEKGEEGWMVSQSFVGALDYLQGKMSILEEGLNRVDFVGIWRSLAPGLDKLIFNGILMTNAKFSDGGVERLSNDFSVLFGVFRAWCLRPEGFFPKLSEGLKLLKMGKKQLQNCLAGGEIWLKENGIRHLTAAESEKIAKNRI